In one Rhinopithecus roxellana isolate Shanxi Qingling chromosome 1, ASM756505v1, whole genome shotgun sequence genomic region, the following are encoded:
- the ZNF621 gene encoding zinc finger protein 621 isoform X6 — protein sequence MLVYNHFTGDESWIKYEGPVIKQEASEETELHRMPVGGLLRNVSQRFDFESKAMQQTFNLNPNLILRGGMKFYECKECGKIFRYNSKLIRHQMSHTGEKPFKCKECGKAFKSSYDCIVHEKNHIGEGPYECKECGKGLSSNTALTQHQRIHTGEKPYECKECGKAFRRSAAYLQHQRLHTGEKLYKCKECWKAFGCRSLFIVHQRIHTGEKPYQCKECGKAFTQKIASIQHQRVHTGEKPYECKVCGKAFKWYGSFVQHQKLHPVEKKPVKVLGPSLVSPQCPSPALPPVLLQGSCSAPAVAVPSLTFPHAVLIPTSGNLFMLLPTSGIPSSSAQIVRVFQDLTPTVKPSPVILTPSSHSS from the exons ATGCTTGTATATAACCATTTCAcag GTGATGAGTCCTGGATCAAATACGAAGGGCCAGTTATAAAGCAGGAAGCCTCTGAAGAAACAGAGTTGCACAGAATGCCGGTAGGAGGACTTCTCAGGAACGTTTCTCAGCGCTTTGATTTTGAAAGCAAGGCAATGCAGCAGACTTTCAATCTAAATCCAAACTTGATACTTCGAGGTGGAATGAAGTTCtatgaatgtaaagaatgtgggaaaatCTTCCGATATAACTCAAAGCTCATTCGGCATCAGATGAGTCACACTGGGGAAAAGCCCTTTAAGTGTAAGGAGTGTGGCAAAGCTTTCAAGTCCAGCTATGACTGTATTGTACATGAGAAAAACCACATTGGAGAAGggccctatgaatgtaaggagTGTGGCAAAGGTTTGAGTTCCAACACAGCCTTGACTCAGCATCAGAGgatccacactggagagaaaccctatgaatgtaaagaGTGTGGGAAGGCTTTCCGTAGGAGTGCGGCCTACCTGCAGCATCAGAGATTACACACGGGAGAGAAACTCTATAAATGTAAAGAATGTTGGAAAGCTTTTGGTTGTAGGTCACTTTTTATTGtccatcagagaattcatactggggaGAAACCTTACCAGTGTAAGGAGTGCGGCAAAGCCTTCACTCAGAAAATAGCCTCCATTCAGCATCAGAGAGTTCACACTGGGGAGAAGCCTTATGAATGTAAGgtgtgtgggaaagccttcaaaTGGTATGGAAGTTTTGTTCAGCATCAGAAATTGCACCCTGTGGAGAAGAAGCCGGTCAAGGTTCTTGGGCCATCCCTAGTCAGTCCCCAGTGCCCCTCTCCAGCCTTACCTCCTGTTCTTCTCCAGGGATCCTGttctgctccagctgtggctgtgCCTTCACTGACCTTTCCACATGCTGTGCTCATTCCTACCTCTGGGAATTTGTTCATGCTGCTGCCTACATCTGGAATACCTTCTTCATCTGCCCAAATAGTGCGTGTCTTCCAGGATCTTACTCCCACTGTGAAACCTTCCCCAGTTATTCTCACCCCTTCCTCTCACTCCTCATGA
- the ZNF621 gene encoding zinc finger protein 621 isoform X5, producing the protein MKPGDIRHAPSNLASGDESWIKYEGPVIKQEASEETELHRMPVGGLLRNVSQRFDFESKAMQQTFNLNPNLILRGGMKFYECKECGKIFRYNSKLIRHQMSHTGEKPFKCKECGKAFKSSYDCIVHEKNHIGEGPYECKECGKGLSSNTALTQHQRIHTGEKPYECKECGKAFRRSAAYLQHQRLHTGEKLYKCKECWKAFGCRSLFIVHQRIHTGEKPYQCKECGKAFTQKIASIQHQRVHTGEKPYECKVCGKAFKWYGSFVQHQKLHPVEKKPVKVLGPSLVSPQCPSPALPPVLLQGSCSAPAVAVPSLTFPHAVLIPTSGNLFMLLPTSGIPSSSAQIVRVFQDLTPTVKPSPVILTPSSHSS; encoded by the coding sequence GTGATGAGTCCTGGATCAAATACGAAGGGCCAGTTATAAAGCAGGAAGCCTCTGAAGAAACAGAGTTGCACAGAATGCCGGTAGGAGGACTTCTCAGGAACGTTTCTCAGCGCTTTGATTTTGAAAGCAAGGCAATGCAGCAGACTTTCAATCTAAATCCAAACTTGATACTTCGAGGTGGAATGAAGTTCtatgaatgtaaagaatgtgggaaaatCTTCCGATATAACTCAAAGCTCATTCGGCATCAGATGAGTCACACTGGGGAAAAGCCCTTTAAGTGTAAGGAGTGTGGCAAAGCTTTCAAGTCCAGCTATGACTGTATTGTACATGAGAAAAACCACATTGGAGAAGggccctatgaatgtaaggagTGTGGCAAAGGTTTGAGTTCCAACACAGCCTTGACTCAGCATCAGAGgatccacactggagagaaaccctatgaatgtaaagaGTGTGGGAAGGCTTTCCGTAGGAGTGCGGCCTACCTGCAGCATCAGAGATTACACACGGGAGAGAAACTCTATAAATGTAAAGAATGTTGGAAAGCTTTTGGTTGTAGGTCACTTTTTATTGtccatcagagaattcatactggggaGAAACCTTACCAGTGTAAGGAGTGCGGCAAAGCCTTCACTCAGAAAATAGCCTCCATTCAGCATCAGAGAGTTCACACTGGGGAGAAGCCTTATGAATGTAAGgtgtgtgggaaagccttcaaaTGGTATGGAAGTTTTGTTCAGCATCAGAAATTGCACCCTGTGGAGAAGAAGCCGGTCAAGGTTCTTGGGCCATCCCTAGTCAGTCCCCAGTGCCCCTCTCCAGCCTTACCTCCTGTTCTTCTCCAGGGATCCTGttctgctccagctgtggctgtgCCTTCACTGACCTTTCCACATGCTGTGCTCATTCCTACCTCTGGGAATTTGTTCATGCTGCTGCCTACATCTGGAATACCTTCTTCATCTGCCCAAATAGTGCGTGTCTTCCAGGATCTTACTCCCACTGTGAAACCTTCCCCAGTTATTCTCACCCCTTCCTCTCACTCCTCATGA